In Ahaetulla prasina isolate Xishuangbanna chromosome 10, ASM2864084v1, whole genome shotgun sequence, the genomic window TCCTCACCCTTAGAAACATCGCAGAATCCCCACGGCCACCTGATGAAAATTTGgcccacttggcaaccagcagttCAAATGTCCCAGGGTTGTGTgaatgccatttgcaaccttcccagttggcttGGGACAAatgaagtccatggggaagctgaGTTCATCTTAACAACCGCATAATTCATGTAACAACGGCTATTATTAGCTTGCGCCAAAGGTAGGTCATAAAATAAGGgacaactcacttaatgaccctgttgcttagcaatataaattctggtcccggccttttggataagaatttggtggattattcaaaatgtactgaagaagaagataaagttcctgccacaatttttccttttgggaattataacggattgtacagggattgagtctaaactgattctgaatttaataacagcagcaagactgttgattggacaatactggaagaaagaagagatacctacaatagaagaatggatactgaaagtcattaatttggctgagatggctaaaatctcagcttttttaaaagacaatacgcaggaaagatatttaattgaatggaaaaaatggattgattatctacaaaacagatttcagattaagaaatatcagattgcctttgaataattaggaagttattttatgtaatggggagggggttgggagatgaaaagctttggatgaggtcaattggattggaagggaaaattttattctatgtttggtttatgtataacaataccttgtgattgacccgggaagccgggggggggaagggaggggggaagggggttttctgggagggagggggaaaaaaagggggggaaatgtttttgttttttttaaactttttcaataaaaaaaaaaaaattctggtcccaattgtgggtcgtacgttgaggactacctgcatagctGTGTTAAAATTTGTGTAGTGGCCAACTTGCTATACTTAAGTTTTAATCTTGGGTACATTTTTAGTGTGTTAACGCACTGTGCGGACCAATAAAGCAAGTTTCAAACTGAGTTAAGTGCGCTCTATAAATTCAGATATTAAGagtagaaagaggagagaaaaagagaaaaggatgtTCAAATCCAAGTGTCTATGGTTATGTCGTTATCAAGAAAGCATCCTCCATATTGTAGAACTCCATTACCCATATCCTCCAtaccaccatttttttaaaatttgcatttatatcccgcccttctccgaagactcagggcggcttacactatgttagcaatagtcttcatcctatttgtatatttatatacaaagtcaacttattgcccccaacaatctgggtcctcattttacctaccttataaagggatggaaggctgagtcaaccttgggcctggtgggactagaacctgcagtaattgcaggcagctgtgttaataacagactgtctttaccagtctgagccacagaggcccttttatcCATATCCATAGAACTAAGGAAGTTGGGACTTATCATCCAACACATCTAAGAACATACCGGCTTGGGATGGCAGACGCAAAGTAGAAATTTTCTCCTTTGCTCCTCCTTCTCTGTCCACtgtatacagtggtaccttggtacccaactgctttgaaactcatcaaatttgatacTGCGTTTTGACACCAAAATGTTGTCCCACTACTCATTCTTCATTTGGTACTCGACACATAAGCTAAAACTTGACAGAGGCAACTGCCTTGTCACTCAATACATTAtgccttatgggaaaaatttgttttggTACAAATCATTTGAATACCGAATGAATACGAAATTGTTTTTGGTATTCATGACACTTCCCAGAACcaattagtttagtttactttacttgtcatggtacaatgaaattaaatgccgtcttcagtgtacattataactataaaaataaaacacaaacataaatccttttacattctatataattgaaattgaaaacccgatattgccctataccatagaattcaatatggttactgccctgggatagaagctgcttttcagcctatttgtccagatggtaatagttcaaaaaaagggtgcccaggatgagatggatctttaagaatgttttgaactttcttaaggcagcgggagctataaagctcttccaaaggggGGAGAggacaaccaatgatcctctgggcaatgacattgaccctctggagtgctgtcctatctgccactgtgcagttGGCAAATCATACACAAGTGCAATAAGTTAAAACACTCTCTATgttgcagcggtagaaggtcaccagcagtttttcattcagttgctgTTTCCTGAGAAATTTCagatagtataatctctgctgggcccttttgaccagtgctgcaatgtgagcgccTCAGGTCagctcctcttttatgataacacccagaaacttaaaactggccacttgctccactcggtctccattgataagcaagggctggatgtctgatctgttccttctatagtccactatgagctccttggtcttattggtgttaaggaccaagttattgtctccacaccatgaAAGCAACACTCAGTGTTCTCAAGTTGGAGTCAAGGAAACTCAACAAGTTGAAAAATCCTTGCGCCAACATGAACATGCATGGAACATCTATTTTGGGAGACTATATTATTTCCTCTGAATCTAAGCATGGTACAGTTCTCCCCCACAATGACTGAAAGAAGAGCCACCCCATGAAACTCTTACCAAGCTCTTCAGTTGTTTGTCGAATCTTGCTggctaaaggaagaaacagtgaaAAGGAAGTTGACGAGTGGCAAAGAAGAATGGTACAAATGAGACTTTTCTAGAAGGGCTGGCTTTAATCCAGGGCTTGGATACTACTTCCTATTTCCTCTCTTTCCTAGGTTTACATGCACACTTTCTAAAATCCTCcttcgatccatccatccatagcaatagctatagcacttagacttatatactgtagtgcttttacagccctctctaagcggtttacagagtcagcctattgcccccaacaatccaaccttggaagggtggaaggctgagtcaaccttgagctggtgagattcgatctactgaactgcagctagcagtcagctgaagtagcctgcagtattgcactctaaccactgcgccacctcagctctagtccatccctccctccctccctccctccctcctttcattttaaaaagtacatgTCTCACATTTGTATGTTGTGACTCCAAGTGACTTAACTAAGTCTAAAATTCAGTCAAAAATAGCAGCAGCAACCAACCAAACATCCATTCATTTTTTGGGGGAGAAGGAATGGCAAAACCTGGGGGAGGGATGGAAAAGAGGGCTTAGCCTAGAATCCCTATGTAGCCACAAACAAACGAAGCTCAACCCCCCCTTACCTAACTCTAACCAAATGCTgactgttagttgagaagattcttgaACATAGGCCTTAAAGCAATAAATCAGATTCATTGAATCTTCATTCTTTCGCGCCCGACATTTATCCATTGTCTGCCTTCAGATGTAGAAAAATGGACAGTTTCTAATCCGTCTTGTCACTATGTTTTATTGGGCTTTTTGCTGACCAATAGGAGAAAAGCAGAAATAGCCCAAAAGTcagtccaatattcttaccaaagTTTGTCGGCGGCCTGATGTTTCAGATTCATCCAGCTGCAAGGCAGGAAAACCAGAGAACACAAGATATGAGGACTTAATGTGAATGTATTATCCTTTCCCCTTTCAGTTCTAATGCTCTCCAGGTACAGCTTCATGAACAGGACCTGGATGAGACCTTATGCTCACTAGGCATGTACAGAGTCTCAAGAGTcccatctccttttgcaacccacAAAAGCTCCTTCTGACCATAGTCGTTCATCATTCCCACCATTTTCAGGCAGAAAATACTACATCTGTAACACAAGCGCTGCATTGCATTCAATATAGttttaaaaagagggggggaatatTCCCCctcatcccccccaaaaaaaaccctacaagtGTGTTATTCATTTTGAATTATTTCCTCACCCTTTGTGGGCCTTGCCACAGGCATCCTGTAAAAGCCAACATATGAACTTcatagtagaataacagagttggaagggaccttggaggtcttctagtccaaccccctgattaagcaggataccctacaccacttcagacaaatggttgtccaagctcttctttaaaacctccagtgttggagcacccacaacttctggaggccagttgttccactgatcaattgttccaactgtcaagaaatttctccttagtcctaagttgcttttctccttgattagtttccacctattgcttcttgtcctgccctcaggtgctttggagaatagcttgaccctctctctactgaccacttaagtatgaagtaaggtccacggaagtcaatttgtgacatACCCAGTTCTAGCAATCATTCTTTatctgttttagccttcagtcccctaatcatgtttgttgctcttctctgcattctttctagagcaggggtcaccaactggtggttcgCGAGAAAAATCTGGTCATCCGCAGAaaaagtatttgcattttttatattgcactaaatcaggggtcctcaaactacggaccagatacatgcaatgaatgtttgtgttgctgcagacagTGTCCCCCTTCGGAGTCTTCTTGTGcaggttgggggggggaattcccacttggggtctgcttcagcctcctggtgtggggctttgggtgaaggctggagggaagcgccactggtggcaaagagccggagggactTGTTCcattgggactgcatcatggcctggaactagctgaccatatcagcctgctgagcctccaggcgctggtatctcgccttgcactcccgcaggtcttccctctgcttgggtaggagctcctactctttggaacgaacttccccctggtttacgacaattgcctgatcttcggacctttcgccgtgagctgaaaacgcatctattcattcaagcgggactggcttaaaaattttatttcattttaattggggttatttatcaattttagggttttaaattgattgtttttaaattttggccattaatgcatatgcttgttttaagttttgttttaatgtgtatattgtgtggttttatcatttggctgtacaccgccctgagtccttcgggagaagggcggtataaaaatctaataaaactaaaactaactaaacttggaaagcctatgctcgtagtcctcagtgaggtgcttctgctgagcttccttcttggtcagatccaatttgaactgagccagctgttctgccaactctttctcatggtggcggcttagctccagcaactgcttcctgttggggccctaaggagcccgggcaggcaggggaggagtagCGAGCAGAGGCTTGGCAaggcgccccttgacatgagtgacatcgagttggccatgcccacccagtcacatgaccacctatccacatatggtcattaggcagattatataagtagtccatgggatttaaaattatgaatttagtggtccctgaggtccgaaaattTGGTGACCCCTGGCCTAGTACACAATTTAGCCTGTGTCAATGTGAAGTGACCCCAGGGCACTCAAGCCCACTCTTCTACTCACTGTGGCTAGTCGTAAGGCTCTCATGGCTGCTGATTTTACTTCTCCTTTCTGGTACTCTCTATCAATTAAGTGTGACTGTCCAAGAAAGAcacccaagaaagaaaaagatgagcAAGGAATCCAGGAGGATGCGAGTGATGCATACATGAAAAGTATAATTGCATTTTATTCTGAAACCACAGTGGTTGTGTTCACACAGCATATTGAGCTCCTAGAAACAACAGGtggtatacaggtggtcctcgactaagagcagttcacttagcgaccgttcaaagtcactgggggaaaaaaagtgatttatgaccgtttttcacagttacgacctttgcagcattccccatggtcaggtgatcatgattcagacgcttggcaattgcctcatatttatgacggttgccggtgTCCCAAAATCACAcgatcgccttttgcgaccttctgaccgtcAAAGccagtggagaagccagattcactcaagaaCCGGGTTACtcgcttatcaactgcagtgagtcactgtgacaactgtggcaagaacagtcGTAAAACGGGTCAAAAAGTCACTTAATGTCTCAGTTGACaacaagaaattttgggctcaattgagtcGAGGATGACCTGTACTTGCTCCCCCCACAACATCGTCATTCAAGACCCAGGGTTGAAACCATACCTTCTCCAGGTTTATCAGAGTTGAGAGAACATCGCCAGTCTTTGCAAAAATGGTGTGGTTGGCAATCATCGTTTCTGAAATGTTTGCCCCACGGATGTTTCGTAGAACGATCTCCTGCTCGTGATCGACGTTGAATTTGAGGGACCTCACCTCCTGGACTATGCTGTGGAGATCAAAAGTCCAAAAATCAAGTAAACCTGGGGATGATTTCCATGAATTACATTGGCACCAAGTAATATGAACCCTGACCAGGGCTTtgaccaccatgaaagctggaacgcccactagtgggcagtagggaccaggttgactaccattgggcTAGAGTATAgaccagtggtgtcaaactcaaagcccgcggGCCGGAACTGGCCTGCAGGATGTTTAGATTAGGCCCGCgaagaaacaacaaaggactagcccgcggtgcctctgccagtgaaaacagagctcaggagagctGCGGGTGGAGGGTTGCAGGAAACCATCACAACCTaaaatggagcttgggtgggCTGCAGGTGGccaccccgagctccatttttgctgggttgcaggaggccgtcgcagctgaaaatggagctcgggagttagttttctctggcagagcccttgggccaccacaggtgcccccaacagaagtgacgtcaagctggccatgcccatcctggccacgcctactccGGCCCTccgaggttaaacacaaccctgatgtagccctcaatgaaatcaagtttgacacccctggtatagacaatCTTATTCCTCTCCTATGACTCATTTCCTACGACCATCTAATTAACATCTCAGTTCCATTTCCGTTACAAGGAACAACTCTCATGTCAGTTGGACTCAACAGTGGGTGTGACAGAGCGTGTCCTCCTTATAATGTGAAGGGGTCTACAAAATAGATAGAACTTGGTTGACAGAAGTGAATCTTAACCAGAATGACTCTTGCTCAGTTAACtggatgttgtggtctgccagcggtCTCCGGAGCTGGTAAcagagtcggacggtgaggaggttggggaggaacatgggccagtcctggagtctggggaaggcttggacgagggctctgcatcagaggtagAGaaaggaccatctgggaggaacGTGCTGCCTCCACAGCCTTCAGAGTtggacctcagtgaggcagaggaacagagggagcctgttcccagtgtgcacatgcgcagagctgccagaaggcaggaacagttaaaacaaaagggacaactcgggagtaagacttggagatgattggcccctcccataagacttaaaagaggagcaaaggcatgtgggcctttgcaggaagcaatgttgttaattctgttcagtttaaagtctgaagctctgtttgattctggattcCATGTGGTtttgtctttggcagcgtgtcaagggagataaaggtgggtgattatcctaAAGGACATATCCCAAAGGActttttacaactatttgggactcatctgtgaatgaactgaATTCACAGCagttgaaataaaagaggtttttgggactactcgtgtgttttactgactcaggaagcctaggtcagaacaccagaGTTCATGGCAAGAAGAACGCAGCAAGCTTGCTCAGCAGAATATACACATAGGGAGCTGGCCATGGTCCTGTTCTCTTTGGAGAAAGCTCAGGTGCTTGTTGAACTTCCCTGGGattcctcttcctccacccaCTACATAAGAGAAGATTTATTCCCACTCATGCTGGCACAGGAGGCACATTGTGGGTCCtgtcaaaaagggagaccccagcctagtcaaaaattacagaccaatctctttatgctatgtcacctgcaaagtcatggaatcaatcatcaaccaatccattaccctccacctagaaacaaacaacctactctctaataaacaatttggtttcagaaaaaaattatcctgtaatttacaacttcttcactgcaaaaacatttggactacaaatcttgatcagggcaaagcaatagatgccatttacatagacttctgtaaaacctttgattcagtggtgaaatccaaatttttttactactggttctgtgggcatggcttggtgggcttggtgtggcttggtgggtgtggcttggtgggtatggcaggggaagggaactgcaaaatccccattccctccccactctgatgccagccagaggtggtatttgccggttctccaaactactcaaaatttctgctaccagttctctaaactgctcaaaattttcataccagttctccagaacctgtcagaacctgctgcatttcacccctgctttgattcagtggtacatgacaaactacttctaaaactaaaatcctatggcatctccggacccctccgtAATTGGATAaccgtgttcctgtcaaacaagacaacaagtgatcaaaatagggagcgccctatcaaatcctgcacctgttaatagcagaGTCCCCCAAGgtagcattctaggaccaacactcttcataccataaatgacctttgtgattataagtaactgcgttctcttcgctgatgatataaaactatttaacaccaccaacaatgctgctacccttcaaaaagtccttgactttgtgtcagaatggtcaaaaaattggcaactccaaatctcaaccaacaaatgctctgtcttacacattggcaaaaggaatcagaacacaaaatacaagctgagtggacatgatcttgtagatgatcctcactctgtgaaggaccttggagtactcatatcaaatgatctaagtgccaaagcccactgtaacaacatcaccaaaaaggcattaagggttaacctaatcttgcatagcttcttctccggtaatattacactattaCCTGTATTTGTTCTGAACATTCAAGGGAACTAAAATGCAAAATTTAAGGATTAAAAACCAATGTTAAATCTAGTTTAGTGAAATATGGGTTATCATCCTACACTTATTTTTCTGCCATTCCTTCCTTTCATGTACTAGGCaacaatgaaggaaggaaggaaggaaggaaggaaggaaggaaggaaggaaggaaggaaggaaggaaggaaggaaggaaggaaggaaggaaggaaggaaggaaggaaggaattttagaTAGAAAAGGACATTAAGTGCCTAGTACAATTATATATATTTGGAAGTGATTATTActgttttttttccaattcataTCCCAATTTCCTGCCCAGAAATGAGGCTAATGAGGGCTAATggtaaaaatagtaaataaaattaaatataaaatctgGATTAATATATAAACTAAACTCCGTGCTGTGATTAACTAAATATAATTACTGCATTCACAGGTCATGATTCCACCCAGATCTTGATGTAGCAATCAAATTGTGGTATGATTAAGCCGTAGGTAACTTGCTAACCAGCTATACTAGAATAGCCTCTGTTCCAAGGTGAAAAAAAGCCGAGGAACGGTAGGACTTACTTGTCCAGTTCATCCCTGATCATCTGATACTCCTTTAAGTTCTCGTGGATCGCTTCCAGGACGAGGCAGAGATCTTCACAAGTCGTCTCATTCAAGCCGCCCAAATTGCCAAGGCTGAGCAATTCCTGGTGGTGGACCATGGGTGTTGCCTGCATTACTTCCTTTATATGCACCGCTTCTGACTGGGATGCGGGGAAGTCATCATCGGTGCCATCCTGCTCAAAAATCCATATGATTAGGCAGCCCTCTCAACTCACTCAAATATCATAAGCGTCGAGGTTTGACGTTACAAGCTCACTTCAAATCCGGCGAAGCCTCCAAGGGAAGGGAAATTAGTTTTCAACTGCTGCTTCTCTTGATACGCAGTCATCGATTGCTCCAAGTTGGTCGTCACCACAGCCACCAGCAGATTCGCAAAGATGAAGGCCCCAAAGGTGATGAAGATAAAGAAGTAGAGGGCCCCACCTATCTCCAAGGCCAGGCCTTCAGTTCTGCCAAGGAAAGAAGAGATGCAGACATTAAAGGAGCCatttggcagaggcactgcaggccgatccttcgctgtttccaaggcaaccctgcaggccagatttaagcaccatgCAAGCCAGAACAGGACTGCGAGCCTTGAGTGACATCCCTAGTTTAGTCTTCTGCttaagcaaggagttggactagaaggcctctaaagtcccttccaaccctattattctatgttctaaatccAGTTTAACTTTTCCAAGGACTGCGCAGCAGCTGCAAAGTGTAGTCATGTGATCCAGAAAAAGATGGATTAAAGAGCTGTGGAAGTAGCTGTGTGAGAATTTATTTCACATACCAATTGTGGCTCAATATAATCTTAGGTAAGGAAGTGCTAAGCCAGATATGAACACTGAGTCCTGTGGGGCAGTTTCAAGGGCTACTTGAGTCATGGTTAACTTCACTTTCACTTAGCCACTTTATCCTTGTGTTCATCTGGTTAGCATTGATATCTGAAGTGATGATTTCAACAAATGCTTCTGTTTCATTTGATCTTTCGACACAAGTGTTCCGAGTTGGGACCAAGATCTATTTTGTAATTCATTTCTCCAACCTGTAGGAGGTTGTCTAAGTAGGAATATATAGTTACAGAGCCCCCATTGTGTCATTAATGACCTCCACAAAAAGTGTCATAAAATCAAAACCTATCACAcatgccttgacttatgactgcaacaaTTTATGACCAGATCAATTACATGCATAAGAATGAGGACCACCTCTAATGTGtgaaaatatgatgatgatgatgatcacgatcatgatagatagaaagaaagaaagaaagaaagaaagaaagaaagaaagaaagaaggaaagaaagaaggaaggaaggaaggaaggaaggaaggaaggatgagaaggaagatagaagatagatagatagatagatagatagatagacagagatagatagagatagatagatagagatagagagatagagatagagagatagagatagatagatagagatagatagatagatagatagatagatagatagatagagatagatagatagatatagatagatagatagatagatagatagatatagatagatagatagatagatacagagagagagagagagagagagagagagagagagagagagatagatagatagatagatagatagatagatagatagatagatagatagatagatagatagatagatgtagaaaaATGTTTTACTCACTCAAAGTCATTATAAATATTAATCCATCCATCCTGGGTGATGCAGATGAAAAGAGAATACAGAGCCGTTCCCAGGTTCCCAAAATGCTTTGGAACAAGGGTGCCAAAGAGAGTCACTCCAAACACAGAGAAGACCTGCAAATATACACAGTGAGAATGGTGCAAAAATATCCATTTTCTGGGACACAGTTTCCCTCTTGAATTTGAAAATTTAGGCCCTCAGAGTTCTGGTGACATCTCCAAGTTTGACACAGAGAAGTCAAATGTTCCTGCACGGAGAATTCAAAACTATCTTTTT contains:
- the CATSPER4 gene encoding cation channel sperm-associated protein 4, translated to MAPQARSKQPASDQYYRKSSLTEFETPLISYKEITRAQDDWDVEEFISKTCMGRFLHHSAFKILLATVVIGNAIVIALRTEPVLEDKYFGLFNAIDTIVLSFLICEVILNWYYGFALYWKDGWNIINFSIVLYLCIGLIIPALENETLFRMVRVMRLIQVCSLVSGLARMIQVILQSIPDMANIMILLFAIMLVFSVFGVTLFGTLVPKHFGNLGTALYSLFICITQDGWINIYNDFETEGLALEIGGALYFFIFITFGAFIFANLLVAVVTTNLEQSMTAYQEKQQLKTNFPSLGGFAGFEDGTDDDFPASQSEAVHIKEVMQATPMVHHQELLSLGNLGGLNETTCEDLCLVLEAIHENLKEYQMIRDELDNIVQEVRSLKFNVDHEQEIVLRNIRGANISETMIANHTIFAKTGDVLSTLINLEKSHLIDREYQKGEVKSAAMRALRLATLDESETSGRRQTLPPPSRDSTDQIQKYPGSTSGSSEDKKRSILGPGSFGHGRESRSSPAGNPLEHCKSEEAHARR